The nucleotide sequence ACATCGTCACCTTCGGCATTCGCCCGACCGAGCCCAAGACCGCCTACGGCTACATCAAGCGCGGCGGCGCGCTGTCGGCGGACGGCGTGTTCCGCATCGCGGCGTTCGTCGAGAAGCCGGACGCCGCGACGGCGGCGCGCTACGTCGCCGAGGGCTATCTGTGGAACTCCGGCAATTTCGTGTTCCGCGCGGGCACCATGGCGCGCGAGCTGACCCGCTTCCAGCCCGAGCTTTCCGACGCGGTCGCCGCGGCCGTGGACCTCGCCGCAGCGGACGGCGCGTTCCTCCGGCTCGACGCCGAGGCGTTCGGCCGCGCGCCGCGCATCTCGATCGATTACGCCGTGATGGAGAAGACCGACGCCGCGGCGGTGGTGGAGAGCCAATTCCGCTGGTCGGACATCGGCTCATGGGACGCGGTGTTCGCGATCTCGCCCCACGATGAGGCCGGCAACGTCACCGTGGGCGAGACCGAACTGCTCGACGTCAAGGGCTGCCTGGTCCATGGCGGCCACGGCCTGACCGCACTGGTCGGGGTCGAGAATCTGGTGGTGGTGACGACGCCGAACGCGGTGCTGGTGGCCGACCGCGCCCACTGCGAGGACGTCAAGGCGCTGGTGAGCCAGCTCGAAGCCCACGGCCGGCGCGAAGCCTCGGAACATCGCCGCGGCTTCCGGCCGTGGGGCTACTACGACAGCGTCGACTGCGGCGAGCGTTTCCAGGTCAAGCGCATCGTGGTGCAACCCGGCCGCACGCTGTCGCTGCAACGCCACCTTCACCGCGCCGAACACTGGGTGGTGGTGCGCGGCACCGCCGAGGTGACGATCAACGACACCGTCGAGCTGATCCAGGAAAACCAGTCGATCTTCATCCCCTCGACCGCGCGCCACCGCCTCGCCAATCCCGGCAAGATCCCGCTGGAGATCATCGAGGTGCAGACCGGCAGCTATCTCGGCGAGGACGACATCACCCGCTTCGACGACGTCTATAACCGCACCTGATCGCCGGGCGGACGCGCCCGCCGAGGCAGCGGCACCGGTGACGGTCCCGGCGCCGCGTCCGGCTGCTCAGGCGGCAAGGTCGAGCGTCGCGCCGGCCAACGTCGTCGCCGATGAGACCTCGGGTGAAGAGGTCTCGGTTGAAGAGACGGCGTGCGTGGCGTCGTAGATCGCCTGCTCGGCCGCGGTCACTCGGCCATCGCCGTTGAGGTCGGCCGGATCGGTCGACTCGCTGCTGGCGCCGCCGGCCCCTCCGGCACCGCCACCGCTTCCGCTGCTGCCGGACGATGCGCCGGCCTGGCTGTTCTCGCCAGCGGCCGCGGCATAGCCGGCCAGCGCTTCGGCGACCTCGACGACATCGCTCGACTCTTCCTGGACGGTCAGCAACTCGCCGCGCGTTTCCGTCGACATGCTGGAGAACAGGGTCTGGAATTCGGTCGCCGACAGTTCGCCGTTGCTGTCACTGTCCGCGTTGGCAAACACCGAAGTGACGGTCGACTGATCGAGGTTCGAGCCTTCCGTGGCCTGCAGCATCTCGTCCAGGGAGACGCTGCCGCTCTGGTCGCCATCGACCTTGGCGAGAATCGACTGCAGGCTTTGTGTCGCGGAACTCGAGGAGACGGCTGAAATACTCATGAGGACACCCCGGAACTGCGCGGCCCCACACCAGGGTTCGCCCTCCGGGGACAATCCGGGCGGGCCTACCGCGAGAGTTCAGGCCTACAACCTGCGCCCGAAGTCTTGACAGCCGGTGAAAACGCGGGCGCAGTTTTGCTCGTACCGCGCGCATTTTCGACCATTGTGGCGGCCAGCAGCTCAGCCGCCGAGGCTGATGCGGGTGACGTGACCCATCTTGCGGCCGGCCCGCGCGCACCGCTTGCCGTAGAGATGGAGCGCGGCGCCGGGCTCGGCCATCAGTTCGCGCCACTGCTCGACCTCGGTGCCGATCAGGTTGGTCATCACCACGTTGCCAAGCCGGCGCGGCATCGCCAAGGGAAGGCCGCACACCGCACGGACGTGCTGCTCGAACTGCGAGACGGTGCAGCCGTCGAGCGTCCAGTGGCCGGAATTGTGCACCCTGGGCGCGATCTCGTTGACGACCAGCCGCGAGGTCGCCCCCGCCCGCAGCACGAACAGCTCGACCGCAAATACGCCGACGAAATCCAGCCCCTCGCCGATCTTGGCGGCGATGCGAAGCGCATCCTGCTGCACCGGCTCGGGCACGCCGGCCGGCACCGTCGAGGTGTGGAGAATGTGGTTGCGATGGACGTTCTCGGTGAGGTCGAAGGCGCGCACGGTGCCGTCCGCGCCGCGTGCGGCCACCACCGAGGCTTCGCGCTCGAACGGCACGAACGCTTCGAGAATGGCCGGCGCCTCGCCGATCGCCCGCCAAGCCTCGCCGAGGTCGCTGTCTTCCACGATCGCGACCTGACCCTTGCCGTCGTAGCCGAACCGGCGGGTCTTGAGGATCGCCGGGCGGCCGACGGCATGAACCGCCTCGACCAGATCGGCCAGCGAGTCGACCGGAGCGAACGCCGCGGTGACGAGGCCGAGCCCGGTGACGAACCGCTTCTCGCTCAGCCGGTCCTGGGTGATGGTGAGGGCCTTGCCGCCGGGCAGCACCGGCCGGCAGCTTTCCAGGAACGACACCGCGGTCGGCGGGATGTTCTCGAACTCGTAGGTGACGAGGTCGACGCTTTCGGCGAAGCGGGCAAGCTCGGCGACGTCGGTATAGGCGGCACAGGTGAAGCGCCGCACCACCTCGAACGCCGGGCTGTCGGGATCGTCGGAATAGACGTGGCAGGCAATGCCGAGCCGGGCGGCGGCGAGCGCCAGCATGCGGCCGAGCTGGCCGCCGCCGAGAATGCCGAGCGTGACGGCCGGCGAGACCGGGCCCGCCGCGTCGGGGTCTGTCAGGTCGCGCTTGATCATGCCGGGTTTTGCGGCCGTTCGGCCACCGCCGCGGTCTGCCGGCTGCGCCATGCCTCCAGCCGACCGGCGAGGTCGGGGTCGGACAGCGCCAGCACGGCGGCGGCAAGCAGCGCGGCGTTGACCGCGCCGGACCGGCCGATGGCGAGGGTGCCGACCGGAATGCCGGCGGGCATCTGAACGATGGAGTGCAGGCTGTCGACGCCGCGCAAGGCGTGGCTCTCGACCGGCACGCCGAACACCGGCAGCGGCGTCAGCGCCGCCGTCATGCCCGGCAGGTGGGCGGCACCGCCGGCACCGGCGATGATCACCTTGAAGCCGGCGGACTTGGCGCCCGTGGCGAAGGCGTAAAGCCGCTCGGGGGTGCGGTGAGCCGATACGATACGGGTGTCATGCGCAATCGCCAACGCATCGAGCGTCTCGGCGGTGTGGCGCATGGTATCCCAATCGGATTGGCTGCCCATGATGATGGCGACGGGCGGCACGGTCATGACGAATCGACTGAAGCGTTCCAGATTGGGAAAAATGAACCCTATCGGGTCCGGCCCGCGCCGACAAGGCGACGAAACCGAATCGACACGTTAAACTGTGGCGGGGATCGGCAGCAGGCCGATCGGGAGCGGGCCATGGACGGCGGCAAGAGCGAACAGCACAGACTGCACCAGCAGGATCGGGACCTTGATGCCGGCGCGCCGCGTCGGGAGGTTTCCACCGCCCGTCAGGCGCCGCAGCCCGAGGATGCCCGCCGCCTGCCCCAACCCACCCAGTCGCTGGTGATGCAGCTCATGACCGAGGTGGAGCGACTGGAGGGAGAACTTGCCACCGCGCGTGCGGAGGCACGGGCGCTCGCCGCCCGCGCCGAGGAAGACCCGCTGACCGGGCTCGCCAACCGGCGCGGCTTTGCGCGCGAGCTGGCGCGGACGGTATCCTACGTCCAGCGCTACGGCGCGTCGGCGGCGCTGTTCTACATCGACCTCGACGGCTTCAAGGCCATCAACGACCGCCGCGGCCACGCCGCCGGCGATGCGGTGCTGACCGCGGTCAGCGCGACGCTGGTGTCCCACGTCCGCGCGTCGGACCGCATCGCCCGGCTCGGCGGCGACGAATTCGCACTGATCCTTTGGAACATCCGTCCGGACGACGCCGAGCGCAAGGCGCGCGCGCTGGAGGAGATGATCGCGGCGCTGCCGGCGGGCCGCAACGAAGCCGGCGAGCCCGAACTCGGCGCCTCGGTCGGGGTGACCATGATTACCGGCGACGACACCCCCGCGGTGGCCGAAGCGCGGGCCGACCGCGCCATGTATGTGCGCAAGAACGCCCGTGGCGGCGGCAGGTAAAGCCCGCCGTGCTCGGGCGCGGCAGGATGCTCGGGCGACCGCCCGGTGCCATCGACTCGGCGGATGCTCTGGCCGCGACCCGGCGATGAGGCCGGCTTAACCTCGCCGGCCCTTCAGGAACGGCGTCATGCCGGCGCGGGCCAGCGCATCGGCGCGCTCGTTGTGCTCGTGGCCGGCGTGACCGCGCACCCAGTGCCACTCGACGGTATGGGCATTGCGCGCAGCGTCGAGCCGCTGCCACAGGTCGATGTTCTTGACCGGCGAGCCCGACGCGGTGCGCCAGCCCTTGCGCTTCCAGCCGCCGATCCACGCGGTGATGCCCTGGCGCAGATACTGGCTGTCGGTGTGGAGGTCGACCACGCACGGCCGCGTCAAGGCTTCCAGCGCCGAGATCGCCGCCAGCAGCTCCATGCGGTTGTTGGTCGTCTGCGCCTCACCGCCGCTGAGCTCCTTCTCGGCACCGTCGCAGCTGAGGATCGCACCCCAGCCGCCCGGCCCGGGGTTGCCCGAGCAGGCGCCGTCGGTCCATACCGTCACCCGTTTCGCCGCCTTGGCCGCAGCCTCCTCTGCCGCGGTCATGCCGCCAGCCCATAGTCGCGGGCCGAGGAGGCGTAGCGGTGGAAGCGCAGCTTCTTCAGGTACTCGATGGG is from Blastochloris viridis and encodes:
- a CDS encoding mannose-1-phosphate guanylyltransferase/mannose-6-phosphate isomerase, which produces MLLTPVILAGGSGTRLWPVSRDGMPKQFLPLIGARSTYQQALARVADPALFAPPVIVTNEAFRFFALQQAAELGLEPAVVLEPARRDSAAAIAAGAAVAAKLDPEAVVLAMAADHVILDDDAFLAAVKAAHAAAAAGHIVTFGIRPTEPKTAYGYIKRGGALSADGVFRIAAFVEKPDAATAARYVAEGYLWNSGNFVFRAGTMARELTRFQPELSDAVAAAVDLAAADGAFLRLDAEAFGRAPRISIDYAVMEKTDAAAVVESQFRWSDIGSWDAVFAISPHDEAGNVTVGETELLDVKGCLVHGGHGLTALVGVENLVVVTTPNAVLVADRAHCEDVKALVSQLEAHGRREASEHRRGFRPWGYYDSVDCGERFQVKRIVVQPGRTLSLQRHLHRAEHWVVVRGTAEVTINDTVELIQENQSIFIPSTARHRLANPGKIPLEIIEVQTGSYLGEDDITRFDDVYNRT
- a CDS encoding EF-hand domain-containing protein; translated protein: MSPEGEPWCGAAQFRGVLMSISAVSSSSATQSLQSILAKVDGDQSGSVSLDEMLQATEGSNLDQSTVTSVFANADSDSNGELSATEFQTLFSSMSTETRGELLTVQEESSDVVEVAEALAGYAAAAGENSQAGASSGSSGSGGGAGGAGGASSESTDPADLNGDGRVTAAEQAIYDATHAVSSTETSSPEVSSATTLAGATLDLAA
- a CDS encoding 5-(carboxyamino)imidazole ribonucleotide synthase; its protein translation is MIKRDLTDPDAAGPVSPAVTLGILGGGQLGRMLALAAARLGIACHVYSDDPDSPAFEVVRRFTCAAYTDVAELARFAESVDLVTYEFENIPPTAVSFLESCRPVLPGGKALTITQDRLSEKRFVTGLGLVTAAFAPVDSLADLVEAVHAVGRPAILKTRRFGYDGKGQVAIVEDSDLGEAWRAIGEAPAILEAFVPFEREASVVAARGADGTVRAFDLTENVHRNHILHTSTVPAGVPEPVQQDALRIAAKIGEGLDFVGVFAVELFVLRAGATSRLVVNEIAPRVHNSGHWTLDGCTVSQFEQHVRAVCGLPLAMPRRLGNVVMTNLIGTEVEQWRELMAEPGAALHLYGKRCARAGRKMGHVTRISLGG
- the purE gene encoding 5-(carboxyamino)imidazole ribonucleotide mutase, coding for MTVPPVAIIMGSQSDWDTMRHTAETLDALAIAHDTRIVSAHRTPERLYAFATGAKSAGFKVIIAGAGGAAHLPGMTAALTPLPVFGVPVESHALRGVDSLHSIVQMPAGIPVGTLAIGRSGAVNAALLAAAVLALSDPDLAGRLEAWRSRQTAAVAERPQNPA
- a CDS encoding GGDEF domain-containing protein; this translates as MDGGKSEQHRLHQQDRDLDAGAPRREVSTARQAPQPEDARRLPQPTQSLVMQLMTEVERLEGELATARAEARALAARAEEDPLTGLANRRGFARELARTVSYVQRYGASAALFYIDLDGFKAINDRRGHAAGDAVLTAVSATLVSHVRASDRIARLGGDEFALILWNIRPDDAERKARALEEMIAALPAGRNEAGEPELGASVGVTMITGDDTPAVAEARADRAMYVRKNARGGGR
- the rnhA gene encoding ribonuclease HI, whose product is MTAAEEAAAKAAKRVTVWTDGACSGNPGPGGWGAILSCDGAEKELSGGEAQTTNNRMELLAAISALEALTRPCVVDLHTDSQYLRQGITAWIGGWKRKGWRTASGSPVKNIDLWQRLDAARNAHTVEWHWVRGHAGHEHNERADALARAGMTPFLKGRRG